The proteins below come from a single Aphanothece sacrum FPU1 genomic window:
- a CDS encoding sugar phosphate isomerase/epimerase family protein encodes MKRKIGVTNWIFGDVDLIESAKIIASMGFDGMEVYVDIEKVSSTEVKKVLNDHNLDVFSLTPANFDLANNYLNCRQIAIDYYKKLIDYGAELGHPVITCHEYIQNQSIKDYLGAIYWLIDSCKKLAIYAQKANINLGFEPLNRYLCRFILTSVDVVELINQVDAHNLTIILDTFH; translated from the coding sequence ATGAAACGAAAAATTGGCGTAACTAATTGGATTTTTGGCGATGTAGATTTAATTGAAAGTGCGAAAATTATCGCCAGTATGGGTTTTGATGGTATGGAGGTTTATGTTGACATTGAAAAGGTATCATCAACAGAGGTTAAAAAAGTTTTAAATGATCATAATTTAGATGTTTTTTCCTTGACTCCTGCTAATTTTGATTTAGCTAATAATTACCTAAATTGTAGACAAATAGCGATTGATTATTACAAAAAATTAATCGATTACGGAGCAGAATTAGGACATCCAGTTATTACTTGTCATGAATACATTCAAAATCAATCAATTAAGGATTATTTGGGGGCAATTTATTGGCTGATTGATTCTTGTAAAAAGCTTGCTATTTATGCTCAGAAAGCTAATATTAACTTGGGATTTGAACCCCTTAACCGTTATCTTTGTCGCTTCATTCTTACCAGTGTTGATGTTGTTGAGTTAATCAATCAAGTTGATGCCCATAATTTGACAATTATACTTGATACTTTTCAC